From Hydractinia symbiolongicarpus strain clone_291-10 chromosome 11, HSymV2.1, whole genome shotgun sequence, the proteins below share one genomic window:
- the LOC130614773 gene encoding uncharacterized protein LOC130614773 has protein sequence MNFKDQQKYGYHLSQKLHIRQIYGGNKFRYFDRCPDNFQIPLDSILGQESIKKGHVAVGFSPDGKYLLSYQCKVQCHMDFGPVSYRYTLHFWLFDLRNPLKKVRKVKLFADETIHRPLHIQFCQPSDCNYMVLHGCTYSVDVSSNGKISYVSIIPSPDAATLNYCMHLRYELLPPHPPFVTSVCLKLPNVVLLNSGDMLFAILLNDKKLFQSHNVEYKTKSNNEMCYCSKSNTNKQSQSTSHDLTEEIVLQTDQDKVKNVVDTSVNITNTLEECDDINFGNTDSHDNILPLPFSEQGSSTNTEYVSFVVQGYSIPNELESQESLPSSPFDCTATVMPAKISSVCNQEILKQTYEHRCFRNSNKGNKQGCDFFFCQAQFDAENFVNEEIQLCEDINKRFVSMRDYDMQVVDTCQVTNEVIILINALVILRDKVHRSDNKCETKSNREKYYKLVLYTLGYIASWDIYTGEVKVLKRFPLIEGPGTLCKTRKFSPSLSQAVQLRKSWFVPIAKSASIHTLSNHTVFTGKSLQYFFNPVLPIAVVRGGQTTVGS, from the exons atgaattttaagGATCAACAAAAATATGGCTATCACCTTTCACAGAAGTTGCACATCCGACAG ATATATGGAGGCAACAAGTTTCGCTATTTTGACAGATGTCCGGATAATTTTCAAATTCCATTGGATAGCATATTGGGTCAAGAAAGCATCAAGAAAGG acATGTAGCAGTAGGTTTTTCGCCTGATGGGAAGTACTTGTTGTCGTATCAGTGTAAGGTGCAGTGTCACATGGACTTTGGACCGGTTTCCTACAGATATACACTTCATTTTTGGCTGTTTGATTTAAGAAATCCTTTAAAAAAG gTGCGTAAGGTGAAATTGTTTGCCGATGAAACAATTCATCGTCCACTACATATCCAATTCTGTCAACCATCAGATTGCAACTACATGGTGTTACATGGTTGCACATACAG cGTGGATGTATCAAGTAATGGTAAAATCTCATATGTCTCCATCATTCCATCGCCTGATGCTGCCACGTTAAACTACTGCATGCATTTGCGATATGAACTGTTGCCCCCTCATCCACCATTCGTCACATCTGTCTGTTTAAAACTACCAAATGTCGTGTTGTTAAACTCAGGAGATATGCTATTTGCAATTTTATTGAATGATAAaaagttgttccagtctcacaATGTGGAGTATAAAACCAAGTCCAACAATGAAATGTGCTATTGTTCCAAAAGTAATACAAACAAACAGTCGCAATCTACTTCTCATGATTTAACCGAGGAAATAGTTCTCCAAACGGATCAAGATAAAGTCAAAAATGTTGTCGATACATCTGTGAATATTACAAATACATTGGAAGAATGTGACGATATAAACTTTGGAAATACTGATTCACATGACAACATACTGCCCTTACCATTTTCCGAACAGGGCAGCAGCACAAACACTGAGTATGTTTCCTTTGTCGTGCAAGGTTATTCAATACCAAATGAGTTAGAATCGCAAGAATCCTTGCCTTCTTCACCTTTTGATTGTACAGCTACAGTGATGCCAGCAAAAATTTCTTCTGTGTGTAACCAAGAAATTCTGAAGCAGACGTATGAACATAGATGCTTTAGAAATTCCAACAAAG GTAACAAGCAAGGTTGTGATTTTTTCTTCTGTCAAGCCCAGTTTGATGCTGAGAACTTCGTTAACGAAGAAATCCAATTATGTGAAGATATCAACAAACGTTTCGTCTCCATGCGAGATTATGATATGCAAGTGGTCGAT ACATGTCAGGTGACGAACGAAGTTATTATTCTGATCAACGCCCTCGTCATCCTCCGTGACAAAGTTCATCGCAGTGACAATAAATGTGAAACCAAGTCGAACCGAGAAAAGTACTACAAGTTAGTTTTGTACACGCTGGGTTATATCGCATCCTGGGATATTTATACTGGTGAAGTTAAAGTATTGAAGAGATTTCCTTTAATAGAAGGACCTGGTACGCTTTGCAA AACTCGGAAATTCTCGCCCAGCCTATCTCAAGCTGTGCAGTTACGAAAGTCGTGGTTTGTACCAATTGCCAAAAGTGCAAGCATACACACTTTGTCCAACCATACTGTATTCACTGGAAAGTCCTTGCAGTATTTTTTCAACCCGGTCCTGCCAATCGCTGTTGTAAGAGGGGGTCAAACGACTGTTGGTTCATAG
- the LOC130614770 gene encoding uncharacterized protein LOC130614770 isoform X2 has translation MGRLISGYFGVDVRYSNIEKWNLSFSPEILGFNIQPGFVSCVGSGISTESDELKLHDLEKKAIDFLGKIKYELSSVNNKTVWNVYQKCWNDLSMLTTSTNSIVQKVSLDILKESLSTAPLSKQLIIRLLEIGLTSLQSYVQYGGERALLPLSASNLSLKLETSFRIFVRLYYHNLASDITKEHAHLLDALYLINKGVKATLNFYEEDPSNYILLKLVCTMVCEICKDKVKVEDEDDNHSGENIIGDKIMKERDESSQSKSLISKFLWNSLKIWKSLTRKTRLDGSVLKEIRDVDLSEVNDENWLDYVLGFHIFCECAKSKEEYALFFLQLGTSSNYVPSKQRRNMLRKDDLVEQTWSWELLAVYLRCLADLSTRGLSVDIKKLSLFGDNQVYGLIDYLGCTAKETLWKVRYGAYSLLRDVYEQFKAEQHSEGLMNATWHQMSQYEKQEKDARILRMSKDERKEGSFTTSGNLFTRIATNLSIIALPPSSPKKQETEEFKQKTTIRLKEESHTELPVEKPYRGDEASFNKRDVTKIKDRYQKQSWKDVKSLVSVYYENELEEDEKERELLRKENEDNEQNSK, from the exons ATGGGTCGCCTGATTTCTGGATACTTTGGAGTTGATGTGCGTTATTCTAACATCGAAAAATGGAATCTCTCCTTTTCTCCAGAAATCTTGGGCTTTAATATCCAGCCGGGATTCGTCTCCTGTGTTGGCAGTGGG attagTACTGAATCTGATGAATTGAAATTGCATGATTTGGAGAAAAAAGCCATTGATTTCCTTGGaaaaattaag TACGAGTTATCATCTGTTAATAATAAAACTGTTTGGAATGTGTATCAAAAATGTTGGAACGATTTGTCCATGCTGACTACCAGTACTAATTCCATTGTGCAGAAAG tcTCACTGGATATCTTAAAGGAGTCCTTATCCACTGCTCCACTATCTAAACAGCTGATCATAAG gctTCTTGAGATTGGTTTAACAAGTTTACAAAGTTATGTGCAATATGGAGGAGAGAGAGCGCTGTTACCGTTATCTGCAAGTAATTTATCGTTGAAACTGGAG ACTTCTTTTCGAATATTTGTCCGACTGTATTATCATAATTTGGCATCAGATATAACCAAG GAGCATGCGCACTTGTTAGACGCGTTGTATCTAATTAATAAAG GTGTAAAGGCGACACTGAACTTTTATGAAGAGGACCCAAGTAATTACATCCTTCTCAAGTTAGTTTGTACTATG GTGTGTGAAATCTGTAAAGATAAAGTAAAAGTTGAAGATGAAGATGATAATCATTCAG gtgaaaacataattggaGATAAAATTATGAAAGAG AGAGATGAATCTTCTCAAAGTAAATCACTCATTTCAAAATTTCTATGGAACTCTTTAAAGATTTGGAAAAGCTTAACAAGAAAAACGCGACTCGATGGTTCAGTTTTAAAGGAAATCCGTGATGTTGATCTGAGCGAAGTTAATGATGAAaattg GTTGGATTATGTACTGggatttcatattttttgtgaaTGCGCCAAATCAAAAGAAGAGTACGCGTTGTTCTTTTTGCAGCTCGGTACAAGTTCCAACTATGTACCTTCAAAACAGCGGAGGAACATGTTACGGAAAGATGATCTAGTTGAACAGACATGGAGTTGGGAACTTCTTGCTGTTTATTTACGTTGCTTGGCTGATCTCTCTACACGTGGACTGAGTGTGGACATCAAAAAGTTATCCTTGTTTGGTGATAATCAGGTTTATGGTTTAATTGATTACTTGGGTTGTACTGCGAAag AAACGTTATGGAAAGTTCGTTACGGTGCGTATTCACTTTTACGAGATGTTTACGAGCAGTTCAAAGCTGAACAACATTCGGAAGGATTGATGAACGCGACGTGGCATCAGATGTCACAATAcgaaaaacaggaaaaagacGCACGTATATTACGCATGTCAAAAGATGAG agAAAGGAGGGATCATTCACAACATCTGGTAACCTGTTTACACGAATTGCTACAAACCTATCCATTATAGCCTTACCGCCCTCTTCGccaaaaaaacaagaaacagaAGAATTTAAACAGAAAACCACAATTCGTTTAAAAGAAGAAAGTCATACCGAGTTACCAGTGGAAAAACCATACAG GGGCGACGAAGCTTCGTTCAACAAAAGGGACGtcacaaaaattaaagataGATACCAGAAACAATCGTGGAAAGATGTCAAGAGTTTGGTCTCGGTGTATTATGAAAACGAGTTGGAAGAAGATGAGAAGGAGAGGGAATTGTTACGGAAGGAGAACGAGGATAATGAGCAAAATTCAAAGTAG
- the LOC130614770 gene encoding uncharacterized protein LOC130614770 isoform X1 gives MPIEKVSVEHKFGIISQVHQGKLQKRLKSRNGKCTANALRNEKEDGRQITSDSLDALIYNISTESDELKLHDLEKKAIDFLGKIKYELSSVNNKTVWNVYQKCWNDLSMLTTSTNSIVQKVSLDILKESLSTAPLSKQLIIRLLEIGLTSLQSYVQYGGERALLPLSASNLSLKLETSFRIFVRLYYHNLASDITKEHAHLLDALYLINKGVKATLNFYEEDPSNYILLKLVCTMVCEICKDKVKVEDEDDNHSGENIIGDKIMKERDESSQSKSLISKFLWNSLKIWKSLTRKTRLDGSVLKEIRDVDLSEVNDENWLDYVLGFHIFCECAKSKEEYALFFLQLGTSSNYVPSKQRRNMLRKDDLVEQTWSWELLAVYLRCLADLSTRGLSVDIKKLSLFGDNQVYGLIDYLGCTAKETLWKVRYGAYSLLRDVYEQFKAEQHSEGLMNATWHQMSQYEKQEKDARILRMSKDERKEGSFTTSGNLFTRIATNLSIIALPPSSPKKQETEEFKQKTTIRLKEESHTELPVEKPYRGDEASFNKRDVTKIKDRYQKQSWKDVKSLVSVYYENELEEDEKERELLRKENEDNEQNSK, from the exons ATGCCTATCGAAAAAGTCTCCGTGGAACACAAATTTGGCATAATATCTCAAGTTCACCAAGGCAAATTGCAGAAAAGGCTCAAAAGTAGAAATGGCAAATGCACAGCTAATgctctgagaaatgagaaagaAGATGGAAG gcAAATTACAAGTGACAGCTTAGATGCACTAATATATAAT attagTACTGAATCTGATGAATTGAAATTGCATGATTTGGAGAAAAAAGCCATTGATTTCCTTGGaaaaattaag TACGAGTTATCATCTGTTAATAATAAAACTGTTTGGAATGTGTATCAAAAATGTTGGAACGATTTGTCCATGCTGACTACCAGTACTAATTCCATTGTGCAGAAAG tcTCACTGGATATCTTAAAGGAGTCCTTATCCACTGCTCCACTATCTAAACAGCTGATCATAAG gctTCTTGAGATTGGTTTAACAAGTTTACAAAGTTATGTGCAATATGGAGGAGAGAGAGCGCTGTTACCGTTATCTGCAAGTAATTTATCGTTGAAACTGGAG ACTTCTTTTCGAATATTTGTCCGACTGTATTATCATAATTTGGCATCAGATATAACCAAG GAGCATGCGCACTTGTTAGACGCGTTGTATCTAATTAATAAAG GTGTAAAGGCGACACTGAACTTTTATGAAGAGGACCCAAGTAATTACATCCTTCTCAAGTTAGTTTGTACTATG GTGTGTGAAATCTGTAAAGATAAAGTAAAAGTTGAAGATGAAGATGATAATCATTCAG gtgaaaacataattggaGATAAAATTATGAAAGAG AGAGATGAATCTTCTCAAAGTAAATCACTCATTTCAAAATTTCTATGGAACTCTTTAAAGATTTGGAAAAGCTTAACAAGAAAAACGCGACTCGATGGTTCAGTTTTAAAGGAAATCCGTGATGTTGATCTGAGCGAAGTTAATGATGAAaattg GTTGGATTATGTACTGggatttcatattttttgtgaaTGCGCCAAATCAAAAGAAGAGTACGCGTTGTTCTTTTTGCAGCTCGGTACAAGTTCCAACTATGTACCTTCAAAACAGCGGAGGAACATGTTACGGAAAGATGATCTAGTTGAACAGACATGGAGTTGGGAACTTCTTGCTGTTTATTTACGTTGCTTGGCTGATCTCTCTACACGTGGACTGAGTGTGGACATCAAAAAGTTATCCTTGTTTGGTGATAATCAGGTTTATGGTTTAATTGATTACTTGGGTTGTACTGCGAAag AAACGTTATGGAAAGTTCGTTACGGTGCGTATTCACTTTTACGAGATGTTTACGAGCAGTTCAAAGCTGAACAACATTCGGAAGGATTGATGAACGCGACGTGGCATCAGATGTCACAATAcgaaaaacaggaaaaagacGCACGTATATTACGCATGTCAAAAGATGAG agAAAGGAGGGATCATTCACAACATCTGGTAACCTGTTTACACGAATTGCTACAAACCTATCCATTATAGCCTTACCGCCCTCTTCGccaaaaaaacaagaaacagaAGAATTTAAACAGAAAACCACAATTCGTTTAAAAGAAGAAAGTCATACCGAGTTACCAGTGGAAAAACCATACAG GGGCGACGAAGCTTCGTTCAACAAAAGGGACGtcacaaaaattaaagataGATACCAGAAACAATCGTGGAAAGATGTCAAGAGTTTGGTCTCGGTGTATTATGAAAACGAGTTGGAAGAAGATGAGAAGGAGAGGGAATTGTTACGGAAGGAGAACGAGGATAATGAGCAAAATTCAAAGTAG
- the LOC130614770 gene encoding uncharacterized protein LOC130614770 isoform X3 has translation MLTTSTNSIVQKVSLDILKESLSTAPLSKQLIIRLLEIGLTSLQSYVQYGGERALLPLSASNLSLKLETSFRIFVRLYYHNLASDITKEHAHLLDALYLINKGVKATLNFYEEDPSNYILLKLVCTMVCEICKDKVKVEDEDDNHSGENIIGDKIMKERDESSQSKSLISKFLWNSLKIWKSLTRKTRLDGSVLKEIRDVDLSEVNDENWLDYVLGFHIFCECAKSKEEYALFFLQLGTSSNYVPSKQRRNMLRKDDLVEQTWSWELLAVYLRCLADLSTRGLSVDIKKLSLFGDNQVYGLIDYLGCTAKETLWKVRYGAYSLLRDVYEQFKAEQHSEGLMNATWHQMSQYEKQEKDARILRMSKDERKEGSFTTSGNLFTRIATNLSIIALPPSSPKKQETEEFKQKTTIRLKEESHTELPVEKPYRGDEASFNKRDVTKIKDRYQKQSWKDVKSLVSVYYENELEEDEKERELLRKENEDNEQNSK, from the exons ATGCTGACTACCAGTACTAATTCCATTGTGCAGAAAG tcTCACTGGATATCTTAAAGGAGTCCTTATCCACTGCTCCACTATCTAAACAGCTGATCATAAG gctTCTTGAGATTGGTTTAACAAGTTTACAAAGTTATGTGCAATATGGAGGAGAGAGAGCGCTGTTACCGTTATCTGCAAGTAATTTATCGTTGAAACTGGAG ACTTCTTTTCGAATATTTGTCCGACTGTATTATCATAATTTGGCATCAGATATAACCAAG GAGCATGCGCACTTGTTAGACGCGTTGTATCTAATTAATAAAG GTGTAAAGGCGACACTGAACTTTTATGAAGAGGACCCAAGTAATTACATCCTTCTCAAGTTAGTTTGTACTATG GTGTGTGAAATCTGTAAAGATAAAGTAAAAGTTGAAGATGAAGATGATAATCATTCAG gtgaaaacataattggaGATAAAATTATGAAAGAG AGAGATGAATCTTCTCAAAGTAAATCACTCATTTCAAAATTTCTATGGAACTCTTTAAAGATTTGGAAAAGCTTAACAAGAAAAACGCGACTCGATGGTTCAGTTTTAAAGGAAATCCGTGATGTTGATCTGAGCGAAGTTAATGATGAAaattg GTTGGATTATGTACTGggatttcatattttttgtgaaTGCGCCAAATCAAAAGAAGAGTACGCGTTGTTCTTTTTGCAGCTCGGTACAAGTTCCAACTATGTACCTTCAAAACAGCGGAGGAACATGTTACGGAAAGATGATCTAGTTGAACAGACATGGAGTTGGGAACTTCTTGCTGTTTATTTACGTTGCTTGGCTGATCTCTCTACACGTGGACTGAGTGTGGACATCAAAAAGTTATCCTTGTTTGGTGATAATCAGGTTTATGGTTTAATTGATTACTTGGGTTGTACTGCGAAag AAACGTTATGGAAAGTTCGTTACGGTGCGTATTCACTTTTACGAGATGTTTACGAGCAGTTCAAAGCTGAACAACATTCGGAAGGATTGATGAACGCGACGTGGCATCAGATGTCACAATAcgaaaaacaggaaaaagacGCACGTATATTACGCATGTCAAAAGATGAG agAAAGGAGGGATCATTCACAACATCTGGTAACCTGTTTACACGAATTGCTACAAACCTATCCATTATAGCCTTACCGCCCTCTTCGccaaaaaaacaagaaacagaAGAATTTAAACAGAAAACCACAATTCGTTTAAAAGAAGAAAGTCATACCGAGTTACCAGTGGAAAAACCATACAG GGGCGACGAAGCTTCGTTCAACAAAAGGGACGtcacaaaaattaaagataGATACCAGAAACAATCGTGGAAAGATGTCAAGAGTTTGGTCTCGGTGTATTATGAAAACGAGTTGGAAGAAGATGAGAAGGAGAGGGAATTGTTACGGAAGGAGAACGAGGATAATGAGCAAAATTCAAAGTAG
- the LOC130614769 gene encoding major facilitator superfamily domain-containing protein 4A-like, translated as MDLNDSKQKVSPTFGNRPRAASTPKIPKRKLPHEEETPPHKSTQANLEDAIPQDSFDTQQAKCTPKIQASFVLCCGFLCFGSSMAIIGPTILELGCLTGEDVGAMSWVFFAQTCSALLGAIGSGIITDQFQINYNIFLAVVITIHAVALVIIPFMRVLGTLLVFTSMHGLFGGFQDTATNLRMIIMHGQDVPPYLQTLFFFYGVGAFLSPIIAGNFLSDECNRGESDGLSEFAFSRRRRHNGIGLGHWMRQMKETEIMLTSNATKTGSTTLHTEIIRITTTKVYFAYIIVAIIHVVVTLGLWYLFVVERKRRQDLNISLDGTTVSTDPLEDSVSRSERSDVDPSIKTQVYCISFWIAVMVFISDGLQGSFGSYIYTYAVKSNIGIPPDDAAYLNSLFWGALALGRLLAIFVSMYVSPRVMLLVDVVGCLASIVLMFIFRFKVISLWIGTATFGLCLSNIFPTSVSMAESYFRLTGTITCFFVVCSGLGEMAIPLLIGKLFDVVGPISFLAISCILCFSSVGIYVAVVITGKGITLRQLELQRSFSAENSPNEVVSIDTPSGTLDFTQDPLTGNKTEDGIGTSSPMMLLPSKHENGSENKKES; from the coding sequence ATGGACTTGAACGATAGCAAGCAAAAAGTCTCTCCAACTTTCGGTAATCGCCCGCGCGCCGCAAGCACGCCGAAAATACCGAAAAGAAAGTTGCCTCACGAAGAAGAAactcctccacacaaatctacCCAAGCAAATCTAGAAGATGCAATCCCGCAAGACTCATTTGACACGCAACAAGCTAAATGTACGCCGAAAATACAAGCCAGTTTCGTATTATGCTGTGGCTTTTTATGTTTTGGCTCCTCAATGGCGATAATCGGACCGACCATTCTAGAATTGGGTTGCTTAACGGGCGAAGACGTGGGTGCTATGAGCTGGGTGTTTTTTGCGCAAACATGTAGTGCTTTGCTGGGGGCTATCGGAAGTGGCATTATAACGGATCAGTTCCAAATCAATTATAACATCTTTTTAGCCGTTGTGATCACAATTCATGCAGTAGCCTTAGTAATTATACCATTTATGAGAGTGTTGGGTACTTTGTTAGTGTTCACGTCAATGCATGGTTTATTCGGTGGATTTCAAGATACAGCAACAAATTTACGAATGATTATCATGCACGGACAAGACGTGCCGCCGTATTTACAAACATTGTTCTTTTTCTACGGCGTCGGAGCTTTTTTAAGTCCTATAATTGCTGGTAATTTTCTAAGTGACGAATGCAATCGAGGAGAGAGTGACGGACTAAGTGAGTTTGCGTTTTCACGTCGTCGCCGACACAATGGAATTGGTTTAGGGCATTGGATGCGACAAATGAAAGAAACAGAGATTATGTTGACGTCGAATGCGACAAAAACTGGCAGTACGACTTTACATACGGAAATTATTCGAATAACGACGACTAAAGTTTATTTCGCATACATAATCGTAGCGATCATTCACGTGGTCGTAACGTTAGGCTTGTGGTACTTATTCGTCGTGGAAAGAAAAAGACGGCAAGATTTAAATATATCATTAGACGGCACAACTGTATCGACGGATCCTTTGGAAGATTCCGTCTCCAGGAGTGAACGTAGCGACGTCGACCCGTCAATTAAAACACAAGTTTATTGTATCAGTTTTTGGATTGCTGTTATGGTCTTTATATCCGACGGTTTGCAAGGTTCGTTTGGCagttacatatatacatatgccGTCAAAAGTAACATCGGTATACCGCCCGACGACGCGGCGTATTTGAACAGTCTGTTTTGGGGAGCCTTAGCTTTAGGACGTTTGTTAGCAATTTTCGTTTCGATGTACGTCTCGCCACGTGTGATGTTACTTGTTGACGTAGTTGGATGTCTTGCCTCGATTGTCCTGATGTTTATATTCCGTTTTAAGGTTATTTCGCTATGGATAGGCACTGCAACTTTCGGTTTATGCCTCAGTAATATATTTCCTACCAGTGTTTCAATGGCTGAAAGTTATTTCCGCCTGACTGGCACGATCAcgtgcttttttgttgtctgtaGTGGATTGGGTGAAATGGCTATACCGCTGCTGATTGGCAAGTTATTCGATGTAGTTGGACCAATAAGCTTTCTAGCTATAAGTTGTATATTGTGTTTTTCGTCCGTTGGAATTTACGTAGCGGTGGTTATTACCGGAAAGGGAATCACCCTACGACAGTTGGAATTACAAAGGAGTTTCTCTGCAGAAAACTCACCGAATGAAGTCGTCAGTATTGACACACCTTCGGGGACGCTTGACTTTACTCAGGACCCGTTAACTGGAAATAAAACTGAAGACGGTATTGGTACATCGAGTCCAATGATGCTTTTGCCAAGCAAGCATGAAAATGGCAGTGAGAATAAAAAGGAGAGCTAG